A section of the Mangifera indica cultivar Alphonso chromosome 12, CATAS_Mindica_2.1, whole genome shotgun sequence genome encodes:
- the LOC123193662 gene encoding metalloendoproteinase 2-MMP-like, translated as MAPFKKTCFLFALFFFLYANSILSQQITGAPFGFIQNLRGCHKGQNVSGLHDLKKYLEKFGYLNQNHSNDDDEFDDLLEAAVKKYQRNYHLNITGSLDSDTVNQMMKPRCGVADFVNGTKQRSHHKHSHNTRFHTVGHYKFFSGPRRWPQSQLTYRFDSSVPVPASLNLNSVIRQAFQRWAQVSHFTFQEVPANSNANIVIGFHRGSHGDGAPFDGPRGVLAHANPPTAGNCHFDAEETWSINPGQTELDLESVAVHEIGHLLGLDHEPGKPEAIMYPTFSYGRIKRDLNADDIQGIQVLYGLQ; from the coding sequence ATGGCGCCCTTTAAGAAAACTTGCTTTCTCTTTgccttgtttttctttctttatgcaAATAGCATTCTTTCCCAACAAATCACTGGTGCCCCGTTTGGATTCATTCAAAACCTGCGAGGATGCCACAAGGGTCAGAATGTCAGCGGCCTGCACGATCTCAAGAAATACCTTGAGAAATTCGGATACTTGAACCAAAACCATagcaatgatgatgatgagttcGACGACCTTTTGGAGGCTGCAGTTAAAAAATACCAGCGGAATTATCATTTGAATATCACCGGAAGCCTGGATTCTGACACGGTGAATCAAATGATGAAACCCAGATGCGGCGTTGCAGATTTTGTGAATGGCACAAAGCAGCGAAGCCACCACAAACACAGTCACAACACCAGATTCCACACGGTTGGTCACTATAAATTCTTTTCCGGGCCAAGGCGATGGCCCCAATCCCAGCTCACTTATCGCTTCGATTCCAGCGTGCCAGTGCCCGCCTCGCTAAACTTGAACTCCGTCATTCGACAAGCTTTCCAAAGATGGGCTCAAGTCAGCCATTTCACTTTCCAGGAAGTTCCTGCGAATTCGAATGCCAATATTGTGATTGGTTTCCACCGCGGTAGCCATGGAGACGGTGCCCCATTCGATGGCCCTCGTGGGGTTTTAGCTCATGCGAATCCACCGACCGCAGGAAACTGCCACTTTGATGCAGAAGAAACATGGAGTATTAATCCTGGACAAACTGAGTTAGACTTGGAATCGGTTGCCGTGCACGAAATCGGACACTTGCTCGGGCTTGATCATGAGCCGGGGAAACCAGAGGCAATTATGTATCCAACTTTTAGCTACGGGAGGATCAAAAGAGACTTGAATGCTGATGATATTCAAGGCATACAAGTGCTCTATGGTTTGCAGTAA